From one Sparus aurata chromosome 16, fSpaAur1.1, whole genome shotgun sequence genomic stretch:
- the LOC115566126 gene encoding uncharacterized protein LOC115566126, producing the protein MERKFAVVQWSEGEDFGKLSEIKTDAIRGYDDSKMDHDGNPISNYSTVIEWRHGKKQRGGWPHYRGIVIFVSATRFETTRKLNSLLKEDEPAELAKRVSVAPQKYGDDSEGSTDTETQSLQVKRSKVPTRTDPADEFLKQYGQSQPSPDNHNNQRKTAVELKQEIKDLKAENAKLKEMVLRDVPGLLQSMRNIIDSAASPERSRLELNTPPLVLPGSPQSGSSCPSATSLLSVPRSTVSSSRSASVTPSLTVSQSSKVEIHPGTGVMVERLAWAYALNANSASVFVRHLLTAVFPVEVLLVSNLRGNKRGRGDARLPLDKNKLDAIYSATLERWPGTQLSSIGSTINAKITKLRSKSKNVAVSAALH; encoded by the exons ATGGAGAGGAAGTTTGCCGTGGTGCAGTGGAGTGAAGGGGAGGATTTTGGAAAGCTCAGCGAGATAAAAACTGATGCCATAAGGGGGTATGATGATTCCAAGATGGACCACGATGGGAATCCCATTTCCAACTATTCAACTGTCATTGAATGGCGCCATGGGAAGAAACAACGAGGAGGGTGGCCTCACTACAGAGGCATCGTCATCTTTGTTAGTG CCACTCGTTTTGAGACAACTCGTAAACTTAACTCACTGCTAAAGGAAGACGAACCTGCAGAGCTGGCAAAGAGGGTGTCAGTGGCCCCCCAAAAATATGGGGATGATTCGGAAGGCTCAACCGATACTGAGACTCAGTCATTGCAAGTTAAG AGGTCAAAGGTTCCCACGAGGACAGACCCCGCAGACGAGTTTCTTAAGCAATATGGTCAATCACAGCCTTCTCCAGATAATCATAACAATCAGAGGAAGACTGCAGTTGAATTAAAGCAGGAGATCAAGGACCTAAAAGCAGAAAATGCTAAATTGAAGGAGATGGTTCTTCGAG ATGTGCCAGGACTCCTACAGAGCATGAGGAATATAATTGATTCGGCTGCATCTCCTGAGAGATCCAGGTTGGAGCTTAACACACCACCGCTGGTCCTCCCAGGTTCTCCGCAGTCCGGGTCCAGTTGTCCATCTGCCACTTCACTGCTGTCCGTACCCAGATCTACGGTGTCCAGTTCCAGGTCTGCATCTGTCACTCCATCACTGACTGTCTCCCAGTCTTCTAAG GTTGAGATCCATCCTGGGACCGGAGTCATGGTTGAGAGACTGGCATGGGCCTATGCCCTCAATGCAAATTCGGCCTCAGTATTTGTAAGACATCTGCTCACCGCAGTCTTCCCGGTAGAAGTACTGCTAGTGAGCAATCTTCGGGGCAACAAACGAGGCAGAGGAGATGCTCGTCTACCGCTGGACAAAAATAAATTGGATGCCATTTACA GTGCAACTCTTGAGAGGTGGCCAGGGACCCAGCTCTCCAGCATTGGAAGCACGATCAACGCCAAGATTACGAAGCTCCGGTCAAAAAGTAAAAACGTTGCTGTGTCCGCAGCTCTCcattaa